One Mycolicibacter sp. MU0083 DNA window includes the following coding sequences:
- a CDS encoding acyl-CoA dehydrogenase family protein: protein MDFTLPEHLPGVLAEMDDFIEREIAPLQADHMQYFDHRREFARTDVERGGVPRREWEELLDEMRRRADAAGWLRYGLPASLGGRDGSNVDMAVIREHLAHKGLGLHNDLQDESSIVGNFPQVIMMERFGTDAQRREFSQAMITGERSMAFGLTEPDHGSDATWMETRAVLDGDTWVINGAKRFNTGVHRATHDLVFARTSGEDGSARGITAFLVPTDTPGFTVPFYWWTFNMPTDHGEVELRDVRVPADAVLGEVDGGLEVAQTFLHENRIRQAASSLGAAQYCIDRAAEYARERVVFGKPLSVNQAVQWPLAELQTEAQMVRLLVNYAAWHLDRDHHLEVSDKVSMANYRANRLVCEAADRAIQIHGGIGYTRHEQFEHIYRHHRRYRITEGAEEIQIRRVAQRLFGFDRRR from the coding sequence CCACCGCCGGGAGTTCGCCCGCACCGACGTGGAACGGGGCGGCGTCCCGCGCCGGGAATGGGAGGAGTTGCTCGACGAGATGCGGCGCCGCGCCGACGCCGCCGGCTGGCTGCGCTACGGCCTGCCGGCGTCGTTGGGCGGCCGCGACGGCTCCAACGTCGACATGGCCGTGATCCGGGAGCACTTGGCGCACAAGGGACTCGGACTGCACAACGATCTGCAGGACGAGTCTTCGATCGTCGGTAACTTCCCGCAGGTCATCATGATGGAACGGTTCGGCACCGACGCGCAGCGCCGCGAGTTCTCGCAGGCCATGATCACCGGTGAGCGTTCGATGGCGTTCGGGCTGACCGAACCGGACCACGGTTCGGACGCGACCTGGATGGAGACCCGCGCCGTACTCGACGGTGACACCTGGGTGATCAACGGCGCCAAACGTTTCAACACCGGCGTGCACCGGGCCACCCACGACCTGGTCTTCGCGCGTACCTCCGGCGAGGACGGCTCGGCACGCGGCATCACCGCTTTCCTGGTGCCCACCGACACCCCGGGATTCACCGTCCCGTTCTACTGGTGGACCTTCAACATGCCCACCGATCACGGTGAGGTCGAACTGCGCGACGTGCGTGTTCCCGCCGACGCGGTCTTGGGTGAAGTCGACGGCGGCCTGGAGGTGGCCCAGACGTTCCTGCACGAGAACCGGATCCGTCAGGCCGCGTCCAGCCTGGGTGCGGCGCAGTACTGCATCGACCGGGCCGCCGAGTACGCCCGCGAGCGGGTGGTGTTCGGCAAGCCGCTGTCGGTCAACCAGGCGGTGCAGTGGCCGCTGGCGGAATTGCAGACCGAGGCCCAGATGGTGCGCCTGCTGGTCAACTATGCGGCCTGGCACCTGGACCGTGACCACCATCTGGAGGTCTCCGACAAGGTGTCGATGGCCAACTATCGGGCCAACCGCCTGGTGTGCGAGGCCGCCGATCGGGCCATCCAGATCCACGGTGGTATCGGCTACACCCGCCACGAGCAGTTCGAACACATCTACCGGCACCATCGCCGCTACCGGATCACCGAGGGGGCCGAGGAGATCCAGATCCGCCGGGTCGCCCAGCGCCTGTTCGGATTCGACCGCCGGCGATGA
- a CDS encoding phosphotransferase family protein, producing the protein MTTDELAGRLCGVLTPVLGPVTVEGLRALTGGASRVTWSFDAVTAAGERRPLILRTGPLEELYATMELEADAQRAAGSAGAPVPNVLLADNSPAALGNPYLICDLIDGETVVRRIERQLDEAGRAQLLDQCAKALGAIHRADPAGVALSAEDQLTACRAQLDTMPDTTAPFEWALRRLAAKRPAPVPAQLVHGDFRMGNLMVSGDGDLAAVLDWELVHLGDGCEDLAWFCLRAWRFGAPPERAAGGLGDVDAFLGCYERATGCRVDPDRFDWWLLLSTLRWGIICRYQAERHLSGRSRSVELATIGRRVSETEWDLLRLLDGVRP; encoded by the coding sequence ATGACCACCGACGAACTCGCCGGCCGGCTCTGCGGCGTCCTGACTCCGGTTCTGGGCCCGGTCACGGTCGAGGGGTTGCGCGCCCTGACCGGCGGGGCAAGCCGTGTCACCTGGTCTTTCGATGCGGTCACCGCGGCCGGGGAGCGGCGGCCCCTGATCCTGCGCACCGGTCCGCTGGAGGAGCTCTACGCCACCATGGAGCTGGAGGCCGACGCGCAGCGTGCCGCGGGATCCGCCGGCGCACCGGTGCCGAACGTGCTATTGGCCGACAATTCCCCTGCCGCACTCGGGAATCCGTATCTGATCTGCGATCTGATCGACGGTGAGACCGTGGTCCGGCGTATCGAACGCCAACTCGACGAGGCCGGCCGGGCGCAACTCCTGGACCAGTGCGCGAAGGCGCTCGGCGCCATCCACCGGGCCGACCCGGCGGGCGTCGCCCTGAGCGCCGAAGACCAGCTCACCGCGTGTCGTGCACAGTTGGACACCATGCCCGACACCACCGCACCGTTCGAATGGGCGTTGCGCCGGTTGGCCGCCAAGCGGCCCGCACCGGTGCCCGCGCAGCTGGTGCACGGTGATTTCCGGATGGGCAATCTCATGGTGTCCGGCGACGGCGACCTGGCAGCGGTGTTGGACTGGGAACTGGTTCACCTCGGCGACGGCTGTGAGGACCTCGCCTGGTTCTGCCTGCGGGCCTGGCGATTCGGTGCGCCGCCGGAGCGTGCCGCCGGGGGGCTGGGCGACGTCGACGCGTTCCTGGGCTGCTACGAGCGGGCCACCGGCTGCCGGGTCGACCCGGACCGGTTCGACTGGTGGTTGCTGTTGAGCACTCTGCGGTGGGGCATCATCTGCCGCTACCAGGCGGAACGGCACCTGAGCGGCCGGAGCCGTTCGGTGGAGCTCGCCACCATCGGCCGTCGTGTCTCGGAGACCGAATGGGATCTGTTGCGCCTGCTCGACGGGGTCCGGCCGTGA
- a CDS encoding DUF6285 domain-containing protein, which produces MTAGGRRPTAAELVAAVTEFLDTALVRADGPDAVGGQVRFHARVAANALRIVERELRDTAADAPARALADLGFTDEAALAAAIRAGELDERSEELTACLYALVEHRLSIDHPGYNY; this is translated from the coding sequence GTGACCGCCGGGGGCCGCCGGCCCACCGCCGCCGAACTCGTCGCCGCGGTCACGGAGTTCCTCGACACCGCGCTGGTCCGTGCCGACGGCCCGGACGCCGTCGGCGGTCAGGTCAGATTCCACGCCCGGGTCGCGGCCAACGCGCTGCGCATCGTCGAACGGGAACTGCGCGACACCGCAGCCGATGCACCTGCCAGAGCCTTGGCGGACCTCGGTTTCACCGACGAGGCCGCGCTGGCCGCGGCGATTCGGGCCGGTGAGCTCGACGAGCGCTCCGAGGAGCTCACCGCGTGCCTCTACGCCCTGGTGGAGCATCGGCTATCCATCGACCACCCCGGCTACAACTACTAG
- a CDS encoding NADH-quinone oxidoreductase subunit A, translated as MNLYLPILVLAALAAGFAVFSVVVTAFVGPKRYNRAKLEAYECGIEPTDQPVSGPHAPPGQRFPVKYYLTAMLFIVFDIEIVFLYPWAVAFDGLGLFALIEMALFAVIVFVAYAYVWRRGGLNWD; from the coding sequence ATGAACCTCTACCTGCCGATCCTGGTCCTCGCCGCGCTCGCCGCCGGTTTCGCCGTATTCTCCGTGGTCGTCACGGCGTTCGTGGGTCCGAAGCGCTACAACCGCGCGAAGCTGGAAGCCTACGAATGCGGTATCGAGCCCACCGATCAGCCGGTCAGCGGGCCGCACGCCCCGCCCGGGCAGCGGTTCCCGGTGAAGTACTACCTGACCGCGATGCTGTTCATCGTCTTCGACATCGAGATCGTATTTCTCTACCCGTGGGCGGTCGCCTTCGACGGGCTCGGACTCTTCGCCCTCATCGAAATGGCGCTGTTCGCCGTCATCGTGTTCGTCGCCTACGCCTATGTCTGGCGACGCGGCGGCCTGAACTGGGATTGA
- a CDS encoding NuoB/complex I 20 kDa subunit family protein: MGLEEQLPSGLLLSTVEDLAGYFRTGSLWPATFGLACCAIEMMSTMAPDYDLSRFGMEVFRASPRQADLMIVAGRVSQKMAPVLRQIYDQMVEPKWVLSMGVCASSGGMFNNYAIVQGVDHVVPVDIYLPGCPPRPEMLMYAILKLHEKIRAMPLGANREQIITETEQAALSAPSTWELKGLLR, translated from the coding sequence ATGGGATTAGAAGAACAACTTCCCAGCGGGCTCCTGCTGTCCACCGTGGAGGACCTCGCCGGGTACTTCCGTACCGGGTCGCTGTGGCCGGCGACGTTCGGCCTGGCCTGTTGCGCCATCGAGATGATGTCGACGATGGCACCCGACTACGACCTGTCCCGGTTCGGGATGGAGGTGTTCCGGGCCTCACCGCGCCAGGCCGATCTGATGATCGTGGCCGGCCGGGTCAGTCAGAAGATGGCGCCGGTACTGCGCCAGATCTACGACCAGATGGTCGAGCCCAAGTGGGTGCTGTCGATGGGCGTGTGCGCGTCGTCGGGCGGGATGTTCAACAACTACGCGATCGTGCAGGGCGTGGACCATGTGGTACCGGTCGACATCTACCTCCCCGGTTGTCCGCCTCGTCCGGAGATGCTGATGTACGCAATCCTCAAGCTGCACGAGAAGATTCGCGCGATGCCTCTGGGCGCCAACCGGGAGCAGATCATCACCGAAACCGAACAGGCCGCCCTGTCGGCCCCGTCCACCTGGGAGTTGAAGGGGTTGCTGCGGTGA
- a CDS encoding NADH-quinone oxidoreductase subunit C: MSEATGAGAPGPEDVIKVRRGLFGANGSGDTSGYGRLVTEAALPGATPRPYGGYFDELVDTLSAALQRSGIEFAAAVEKVVVYRDELTLYIERTRLPAVAQLLRDEPDLRFELSLGVSGVHYPADTDRELHAVYPLRSITHNRRVRLEVAAPDADPHIPSLFAVYPTTDWHERETYDFFGIIFDGHPSLTRIEMPDDWHGHPQRKDYPLGGIPVEYKGAQIPPPDQRRAYK; encoded by the coding sequence GTGAGCGAGGCGACCGGTGCGGGCGCCCCCGGCCCCGAAGACGTGATCAAGGTGCGCCGCGGCCTGTTCGGCGCGAACGGCAGCGGAGACACCTCCGGGTACGGGCGTCTGGTCACCGAGGCGGCACTGCCCGGCGCGACGCCGAGACCCTACGGCGGATACTTCGACGAGCTCGTCGACACCCTGTCCGCGGCCCTGCAGCGCAGCGGTATCGAATTCGCCGCGGCCGTCGAGAAAGTCGTGGTGTACCGCGACGAGCTGACCCTCTACATCGAGCGCACCCGGCTCCCGGCGGTGGCCCAGTTGCTGCGCGACGAGCCGGACCTGCGCTTCGAGTTGAGCCTCGGCGTCTCCGGTGTGCACTATCCGGCCGACACCGATCGCGAGTTGCATGCGGTGTATCCGCTGCGCTCCATCACCCACAATCGTCGTGTCCGTCTGGAAGTCGCTGCCCCCGACGCGGATCCACACATTCCGTCCCTGTTCGCGGTCTACCCCACCACCGACTGGCACGAACGGGAGACCTACGACTTCTTCGGGATCATCTTCGACGGCCACCCCTCGCTGACACGCATCGAGATGCCCGACGACTGGCACGGCCACCCGCAACGCAAGGACTACCCGTTGGGCGGCATCCCGGTCGAGTACAAGGGCGCGCAGATACCGCCGCCGGACCAGCGGAGGGCTTACAAATAA
- the nuoD gene encoding NADH dehydrogenase (quinone) subunit D: protein MGTETPRTVLNVGGQEWDQVVDAARSADPGERIVVNMGPQHPSTHGVLRLILELEGETVTEARCGIGYLHTGIEKNLEHRYWTQGVTFVTRMDYLSPFFNETAYCLGVEKLLGITDDIPERASVIRVLMMELNRMSSHLVALATGGMELGALSVMLFGFRERELVLDIFEAITGLRMNHQYVRPGGVSVDLPDEVIPQIRDFLKLMPKRLKDIEDLLTENYIWKARTKGVGYLDLTGCMALGITGPVLRSTGLPYDVRRAEPYCGYEDYEFEVITDDGCDAYGRYLIRIAEIKESLKIVEQCVEKLAKLHGKPVMVADRKIAWPADLKLEKDGLGNSREHIGWIMGHSMEGLIHHFKRVTEDLWVPPGQVFVSVESPRGELGVHMVSDGGTRPYRVHYRDPSFTNLQAVAAMSEGGLIADVIAAVASIDPVMGGVDR from the coding sequence ATGGGCACTGAGACGCCGCGCACCGTCCTGAACGTCGGTGGGCAGGAATGGGATCAGGTGGTCGATGCCGCCAGGTCCGCCGACCCCGGCGAACGCATCGTGGTCAACATGGGCCCGCAGCACCCGTCGACGCACGGCGTGCTGCGGCTGATCCTGGAACTCGAGGGTGAGACGGTGACCGAAGCCCGCTGCGGCATCGGCTATCTGCATACCGGTATCGAGAAGAACCTGGAGCACCGCTACTGGACCCAGGGCGTCACCTTCGTCACCCGGATGGACTACCTGTCACCGTTCTTCAATGAGACCGCCTACTGCCTGGGCGTGGAGAAGCTGCTCGGCATCACCGACGACATTCCCGAGCGCGCCAGTGTCATCCGGGTTCTGATGATGGAACTCAACCGGATGTCCTCACACCTGGTGGCGCTGGCGACCGGCGGCATGGAGCTCGGGGCACTGTCGGTGATGCTGTTCGGCTTCCGGGAACGCGAGTTGGTACTCGACATCTTCGAGGCGATCACCGGCCTGCGGATGAACCACCAGTATGTGCGGCCCGGCGGCGTGTCGGTGGATCTGCCCGACGAGGTGATCCCGCAGATCCGGGACTTCCTCAAGCTGATGCCCAAGCGGCTCAAGGACATCGAGGATCTGCTGACCGAGAACTACATCTGGAAGGCCCGCACCAAGGGTGTCGGCTACCTGGATCTGACCGGGTGCATGGCGCTGGGCATCACCGGACCGGTGCTGCGCTCGACCGGCCTGCCCTACGACGTCCGGCGCGCCGAACCCTATTGCGGCTACGAGGACTACGAATTCGAGGTGATCACCGATGACGGCTGTGACGCCTACGGCCGCTACCTGATCCGCATCGCGGAGATCAAGGAGTCCCTGAAGATCGTCGAGCAGTGCGTAGAAAAGTTGGCCAAGCTGCACGGCAAGCCCGTGATGGTCGCCGACCGCAAGATCGCCTGGCCGGCGGACCTCAAGCTCGAGAAGGACGGACTGGGCAACTCCCGCGAGCACATCGGCTGGATCATGGGCCACTCCATGGAAGGCCTGATCCACCACTTCAAACGAGTCACCGAAGATCTGTGGGTGCCGCCGGGGCAGGTGTTCGTCTCGGTCGAGTCGCCCCGCGGCGAACTGGGGGTGCACATGGTCAGCGATGGCGGAACCCGGCCCTACCGGGTGCATTACCGCGATCCGTCCTTCACCAACCTGCAGGCGGTGGCCGCCATGAGTGAGGGCGGACTGATCGCCGACGTGATCGCCGCGGTCGCCAGCATCGACCCGGTGATGGGCGGGGTGGACCGATGA
- the nuoE gene encoding NADH-quinone oxidoreductase subunit NuoE, whose protein sequence is MPPTAGTDGTRVFLQLGRQPEEPNQFNHPDAPTSYAPDVRARLEVDAKEIIGRYPQSRSAILPLLHLVQSQDSYITPAGLAFISELLGMTPADVAGVASFYSMYRRTPTGKHLVGVCTNTLCAVMGGDAIYRELKEHLGVEDDQTTEDGSVTLQHIECNAACDYAPVVMVNWEFFDNQTPESARDLVDKLRADAEVRPTRGMPLCSFAATERILAGFPDERADDGQGGAGAATLAGLEVARERGMTAPEPGGTSGGGK, encoded by the coding sequence ATGCCGCCGACCGCGGGAACCGACGGCACCCGGGTGTTCCTCCAGTTGGGACGCCAGCCCGAAGAGCCCAATCAGTTCAACCATCCCGATGCTCCGACCAGCTACGCACCCGATGTTCGGGCCCGGTTGGAGGTCGACGCCAAGGAGATCATCGGCCGTTACCCGCAGTCGCGTTCGGCGATCCTGCCGCTGCTGCATCTGGTGCAGTCGCAGGACAGCTACATCACGCCCGCCGGCCTGGCGTTCATCTCCGAACTGCTCGGCATGACCCCCGCCGACGTCGCCGGCGTCGCGTCGTTCTATTCGATGTACCGTCGCACCCCCACCGGCAAACACCTGGTGGGTGTCTGCACCAACACGCTGTGTGCGGTGATGGGCGGTGACGCCATCTACCGAGAGCTCAAAGAACATCTCGGTGTCGAAGACGATCAGACCACCGAGGACGGATCGGTCACCCTGCAGCACATCGAGTGCAACGCCGCGTGCGATTACGCACCGGTGGTGATGGTCAACTGGGAGTTCTTCGACAACCAGACACCGGAGTCGGCGCGCGACCTCGTCGACAAGCTGCGCGCCGACGCCGAGGTGCGGCCCACCCGCGGGATGCCGCTGTGCAGCTTCGCCGCGACCGAACGGATTCTGGCCGGCTTCCCCGACGAGCGCGCCGACGACGGCCAGGGCGGTGCCGGCGCGGCCACGCTGGCCGGTCTGGAGGTGGCCCGCGAACGCGGCATGACGGCACCGGAACCGGGCGGCACCAGTGGGGGCGGGAAATGA
- the nuoF gene encoding NADH-quinone oxidoreductase subunit NuoF: MTLAEGTPLTPVLSSYWDEPESWTLETYRRHDGYTGMKRALAMTPDEVIELVKDSGLRGRGGAGFSTGTKWSFVPQGTDGAGAKPHYLLVNADESEPGTCKDMPLLMATPHVLIEGMIVCSYAIRARHAFIYVRGEVVPVVRRLQAAVAEAYAAGLLGTDIGGTGFDLDITVHAGAGAYICGEETALIESLEGYRGQPRLRPPFPAVAGLYASPTVVNNVESIASVPSILRNGPEWFRSMGTEKSRGFTLYSLSGHVKRPGQYEAPLGITLRELLGYAGGIRDGHRLKFWTPGGSSTPILTEEHLDVPLDYEGMASVGSMLGTKALQIFDETTCAVRAAARWSEFYKHESCGKCTPCREGTYWLVPIYERLETGRGTPEDLDTLLDIADVLFGKSFCALGDGAAMPVKSSIQYFRDEYIAHLEGGCPFDPKASMYVADGGVA; encoded by the coding sequence ATGACACTTGCCGAGGGCACACCGCTGACGCCGGTGCTGAGCAGCTACTGGGACGAACCCGAGTCGTGGACCCTGGAGACCTACCGTCGCCACGACGGCTATACCGGGATGAAACGCGCGCTGGCGATGACGCCCGACGAGGTCATCGAACTGGTCAAGGACTCCGGGCTGCGCGGGCGCGGCGGCGCCGGGTTCTCCACCGGCACCAAATGGTCGTTCGTGCCGCAGGGCACCGACGGCGCCGGCGCCAAACCCCACTACCTGTTGGTCAACGCCGACGAGTCCGAGCCCGGCACCTGTAAGGACATGCCGTTGCTGATGGCGACGCCGCATGTGCTGATCGAGGGCATGATCGTGTGCAGCTACGCGATCCGGGCCCGGCACGCCTTCATCTACGTGCGCGGCGAGGTGGTGCCGGTGGTGCGGCGCCTGCAGGCCGCGGTCGCCGAGGCTTACGCCGCCGGCCTGTTGGGCACCGACATCGGCGGCACCGGCTTCGACCTCGACATCACCGTGCACGCCGGGGCGGGTGCCTACATCTGCGGCGAGGAGACCGCACTCATCGAGTCGCTGGAGGGGTACCGGGGCCAGCCCCGGCTGCGCCCGCCGTTCCCCGCGGTCGCGGGGTTGTACGCGTCGCCGACGGTGGTCAACAACGTCGAATCGATCGCCAGTGTGCCCTCGATCCTGCGCAACGGGCCGGAATGGTTCCGGTCCATGGGTACCGAGAAGTCCCGCGGGTTCACCCTCTATTCGCTCTCCGGGCACGTCAAACGGCCCGGGCAGTACGAGGCGCCGTTGGGTATCACGCTGCGCGAACTGCTCGGCTACGCCGGCGGGATCCGCGACGGACACCGGTTGAAGTTCTGGACGCCCGGCGGCTCGTCGACCCCGATCCTGACCGAGGAGCACCTCGATGTCCCGCTGGACTACGAGGGCATGGCGTCGGTCGGATCGATGCTGGGCACCAAGGCATTGCAGATCTTCGACGAGACCACCTGCGCGGTGCGTGCGGCCGCGCGCTGGTCGGAGTTCTACAAGCACGAATCCTGCGGCAAGTGCACGCCGTGCCGCGAGGGCACCTACTGGCTGGTGCCGATCTACGAACGGTTGGAGACCGGTCGCGGTACCCCCGAAGACCTCGACACCCTGCTGGACATCGCCGACGTCCTGTTCGGAAAGTCCTTCTGCGCCTTGGGGGACGGTGCGGCGATGCCGGTGAAGTCCTCGATCCAGTACTTCCGCGACGAGTACATCGCCCACCTCGAGGGCGGCTGTCCGTTCGACCCGAAAGCGAGCATGTACGTGGCAGACGGCGGTGTGGCGTGA
- a CDS encoding NADH-quinone oxidoreductase subunit G encodes MTETSQPGGQESVTLTIDDQQITVPKGTLIIRAAEQLGIEVPRFCDHPLLDPVAWCRQCMVEVEGQRKPQPSCAVAVADGMVVRTQHTSAEADRAQHLVMELLLINHPLDCPTCDKGGECPLQNQAMTHGRTETRFEEAKRHYPKPINISSQVLLDRDRCILCARCTRFANEIAGDKFIEMMDRGALQQVGIYTDTPFDSYFSGNTVQICPVGALTGASYRFRARPFDLVSTPTVCEHCAGGCAERTDHRRGKVLRRMAGDDPDVNEEWNCDKGRWAFTYATQSDRITTPLVRDETGELVPASWPHALAVAARGLAAARGRTGVLVGGRVSAEDAYGYAKFARLALDSDDIDFRARAHSAEESAFLAARVAGRGIDVSYADLQAAPVVLLAGLEPEEEAPMVFLRLRKAARKNGTEVYSVAPFADRGLDKMFGTLVAVVPGGEAAALDGLADGELGASLRRPGAVVLVGERLAAVPGALSAAIRLADATGAQLAWVPRRAGERGALDAGALAGLLPGGRPLDDPAARAEIARAWGLDGPDGLPGQPGRDTDAILAAAADGSLGALLVGGVEPADLTDPAAALSALDTVGFLVSLELRHSEVTDRADVVLPVAAAAEKSGTYLNWEGRHRKFGTALADRGTLSDHRVLDAIAEEMGLALGVSTVEAARAELAGLGAWDGARVAAPEVAASPATQPGAGEAVLAGWRMLLDAGLMQAGEPNLAGTARQPVARMSATTAAGIGAASGDPVTVSTEHGHITLPLAVTEMIDGVVWLPMNSPGSAVHRDLGVTPGAAVRIGRDS; translated from the coding sequence GTGACGGAGACATCGCAGCCCGGCGGTCAGGAGTCGGTGACCCTGACCATCGACGACCAGCAGATCACCGTCCCCAAGGGCACCTTGATCATCCGCGCCGCCGAACAGTTGGGCATCGAGGTTCCGCGGTTCTGTGATCACCCGTTGCTGGATCCGGTGGCCTGGTGCCGGCAGTGCATGGTCGAGGTGGAGGGACAGCGCAAGCCACAGCCGTCGTGCGCGGTGGCCGTCGCCGACGGCATGGTGGTGCGCACCCAGCACACCTCCGCCGAAGCCGATCGGGCTCAGCACCTGGTGATGGAACTGCTGCTGATCAACCACCCGCTGGACTGCCCGACCTGCGACAAGGGCGGCGAGTGCCCGCTGCAGAACCAGGCCATGACCCACGGCCGCACCGAGACCCGCTTCGAAGAGGCCAAACGCCACTACCCCAAGCCGATCAACATCTCCTCGCAGGTACTGCTGGACCGGGACCGCTGCATCCTGTGTGCGCGCTGCACCCGGTTCGCCAACGAGATCGCCGGGGACAAGTTCATCGAGATGATGGACCGCGGCGCCCTGCAGCAGGTCGGCATCTACACCGATACCCCGTTCGACTCCTACTTCTCCGGCAACACCGTGCAGATCTGCCCGGTGGGGGCACTGACCGGAGCCTCCTACCGGTTCCGGGCGCGCCCGTTCGACCTGGTCTCCACCCCGACCGTCTGCGAGCACTGCGCCGGTGGCTGTGCGGAACGCACCGATCACCGGCGCGGCAAGGTGCTGCGCCGGATGGCCGGCGACGACCCGGACGTCAACGAGGAATGGAACTGCGACAAGGGCCGCTGGGCCTTCACCTACGCCACCCAATCCGACCGGATCACCACGCCGCTGGTCCGCGACGAGACCGGAGAACTGGTGCCGGCTTCGTGGCCGCACGCGCTCGCGGTCGCGGCCCGCGGCCTGGCGGCGGCACGCGGCCGCACCGGCGTGCTGGTCGGCGGCCGGGTGTCGGCCGAGGACGCCTACGGCTACGCCAAGTTCGCCCGGCTGGCGCTGGACAGCGACGACATCGACTTCCGGGCGCGGGCGCACTCCGCCGAGGAGTCCGCGTTCCTGGCCGCGCGGGTGGCCGGCCGCGGCATCGACGTCAGCTACGCCGATCTGCAGGCCGCGCCGGTGGTGCTGCTCGCCGGGCTGGAACCCGAAGAAGAAGCACCGATGGTGTTCCTGCGACTGCGCAAGGCGGCCCGCAAGAACGGCACCGAGGTGTACAGCGTGGCACCGTTCGCCGACCGCGGGCTGGACAAGATGTTCGGCACCCTGGTGGCAGTCGTTCCCGGTGGCGAGGCGGCCGCGCTGGACGGCCTGGCCGACGGGGAACTCGGTGCGTCGCTGCGCAGGCCGGGCGCGGTGGTGCTGGTCGGCGAACGGCTGGCGGCCGTTCCGGGGGCACTGTCGGCGGCGATCAGGCTGGCCGATGCAACCGGCGCGCAACTGGCCTGGGTGCCGCGGCGCGCCGGGGAACGCGGCGCACTGGACGCCGGCGCGTTGGCCGGACTGCTGCCCGGCGGCCGGCCGCTCGACGACCCGGCCGCACGGGCCGAGATCGCCCGGGCCTGGGGCCTCGACGGCCCCGACGGATTGCCGGGACAGCCCGGGCGCGACACCGACGCCATCCTGGCGGCCGCCGCCGACGGCTCGTTGGGTGCACTGCTGGTCGGCGGGGTGGAACCGGCGGACCTCACCGACCCGGCGGCAGCCCTGTCGGCGCTGGACACCGTCGGTTTCCTGGTGAGCCTGGAGCTGCGGCACAGCGAAGTCACCGACCGCGCCGACGTGGTGCTGCCGGTCGCGGCCGCAGCCGAGAAATCCGGCACCTACCTCAATTGGGAAGGCCGGCACCGCAAGTTCGGAACCGCGTTGGCCGACCGGGGCACGCTGTCCGACCATCGGGTGCTCGACGCGATCGCCGAGGAGATGGGGCTCGCGCTGGGCGTGTCGACCGTGGAGGCGGCCCGAGCCGAACTGGCCGGCCTGGGCGCCTGGGACGGTGCGCGGGTGGCCGCCCCCGAGGTGGCCGCCTCCCCGGCGACGCAGCCCGGCGCGGGCGAGGCCGTGCTGGCCGGTTGGCGGATGTTGCTCGATGCGGGCCTGATGCAGGCCGGGGAACCGAACCTGGCCGGCACCGCCCGTCAACCGGTGGCGCGGATGTCGGCGACCACGGCCGCCGGAATCGGTGCGGCGTCCGGTGATCCGGTCACGGTCAGCACCGAGCACGGTCACATCACGCTGCCGCTGGCCGTCACCGAGATGATCGACGGCGTGGTCTGGCTTCCGATGAACTCCCCGGGTTCGGCGGTGCACCGGGATCTGGGGGTAACCCCCGGCGCCGCGGTACGGATTGGACGTGACTCATGA